One Prunus dulcis chromosome 7, ALMONDv2, whole genome shotgun sequence DNA segment encodes these proteins:
- the LOC117634694 gene encoding 60S ribosomal protein L10a-1, with product MSKLSSDGLREAIAQIKTNSETKKRNFTETVELQIGLKNYDPQKDKRFSGSVRLPHIPRPKMRVCMLGDAQHVEEAEKMGLDYMDVESLKKLNKNKKLVKKLAKKYHAFLASEAVIKQIPRLLGPGLNKAGKFPTLVSHQESLEAKVNETKAMVKFQLKKVLCMGVAVGNLAMEEKQIFQNVQLSVNFLVSLLKKNWQNVRSLNLKSTMGKAIRIY from the exons ATGAG TAAGCTCTCAAGTGACGGGCTGAGAGAGGCCATCGCTCAGATTAAGACAAACTCAGAAacgaaaaagagaaatttcaCTGAGACAGTTGAGCTTCAAATTGGGTTGAAGAACTATGACCCACAAAAGGATAAGCGTTTCAGTGGCTCTGTTAGGCTTCCACATATTCCTCGTCCTAAGATGAGGGTTTGCATGCTTGGGGATGCTCAGCATGTTGAAGAG GCAGAGAAGATGGGTTTGGACTACATGGATGTGGAAAGCTTGAAAAAGcttaacaaaaacaagaaactggTCAAGAAGCTTGCCAAGAAATACCATGCATTTTTAGCTTCTGAAGCTGTCATTAAGCAAATTCCTCGTCTTCTAGGCCCTGGTCTTAATAAGGCAG GTAAGTTTCCAACATTGGTGAGTCACCAGGAATCTTTGGAGGCAAAAGTGAATGAAACCAAAGCAATGGTGAAGTTCCAACTTAAGAAGGTTCTTTGCATGGGTGTTGCTGTGGGGAATTTGGCTATGGAGGAGAAGCAGATTTTTCAGAATGTACAACTTAGTGTCAATTTCTTAGTTTCACTATTGAAGAAGAATTGGCAGAAT GTGAGGTCCTTGAACCTGAAAAGTACCATGGGGAAAGCAATCCGTATCTACTAA